One segment of Thermosynechococcus sp. HN-54 DNA contains the following:
- a CDS encoding GspH/FimT family pseudopilin — MRFSAVREQGMTLIEILIVLTVAAILAVAVTPSFLYWLETQRVNQALESLEGALREAQREAMRRNQACRVTINTGTNPTIVGNPPECLPNGPRQLENVTLRRGTGTASVRFGFQGRTSSTGTIVIASTNNPTLQRCLVVSLGLGIMRTGNYLETDTTGMTADNCQARN; from the coding sequence ATGCGTTTTTCCGCTGTCCGTGAGCAGGGCATGACCCTGATTGAAATCTTGATTGTTCTAACGGTAGCAGCTATTTTAGCGGTGGCTGTCACTCCGAGCTTTCTCTATTGGCTAGAAACGCAGCGGGTCAACCAAGCCCTCGAAAGCCTAGAGGGGGCACTACGGGAAGCGCAGCGGGAGGCCATGCGGCGTAACCAAGCCTGTCGAGTGACGATTAACACCGGCACCAATCCCACCATCGTGGGCAATCCACCCGAATGTCTGCCTAATGGGCCGCGCCAACTGGAAAACGTGACCTTGCGTCGAGGAACAGGGACGGCCTCGGTGCGATTTGGCTTTCAGGGGCGCACCAGTAGTACAGGCACTATTGTCATTGCTTCCACCAATAATCCCACCCTTCAGCGCTGTTTGGTGGTGTCTTTGGGATTGGGCATTATGCGCACGGGCAATTACCTTGAGACGGATACCACGGGTATGACTGCCGACAACTGTCAAGCACGTAACTAG
- a CDS encoding type II secretion system protein J, whose translation MQGWRSSDRGFTLTELLVAAAVGSIVVAMSGWAMVAILQNNRRVEEQAMTRMNLSRALDFISDDIRSAIRISTTAPSDWTIPSGGYQLVMFIEKPADNLEEQDNGTLASTTRVAYYTRPKTSGVVWRGPMILYRQKIGDSTPNALIDGIASTSPTCTNNLAGAADSGTNKGGFRVFVQHNRNVKLCIAGLVESTGTVYQAETLAAVRSGSATPTP comes from the coding sequence ATGCAGGGCTGGCGCAGCAGCGATCGCGGCTTTACACTGACGGAGCTACTGGTGGCGGCTGCCGTTGGCAGTATTGTGGTGGCCATGAGTGGCTGGGCAATGGTGGCGATCCTGCAAAACAATCGTCGTGTGGAGGAGCAGGCCATGACTCGTATGAACCTCAGCCGTGCCCTTGACTTTATTTCCGATGATATCCGCTCAGCCATTCGCATCTCCACAACGGCACCCTCAGATTGGACAATTCCCAGTGGGGGTTACCAGTTGGTGATGTTTATCGAAAAACCAGCGGATAATCTAGAAGAACAGGACAATGGTACCTTAGCCAGTACGACTCGGGTGGCCTACTATACCCGTCCCAAGACCAGTGGTGTGGTGTGGCGAGGCCCGATGATTCTCTATCGCCAAAAAATTGGTGATTCGACCCCCAATGCATTGATTGATGGCATTGCCAGTACCAGCCCCACCTGTACAAATAATTTGGCGGGCGCCGCCGACAGTGGCACCAACAAAGGAGGATTTCGGGTTTTTGTTCAACACAACCGCAACGTTAAGCTCTGTATTGCCGGTCTAGTGGAGTCCACAGGTACGGTTTACCAAGCAGAAACCCTCGCTGCCGTGCGATCCGGATCTGCCACACCCACTCCCTAG
- a CDS encoding DUF6790 family protein, with amino-acid sequence MIWLFYGLMTILGIGLHLWRQPHQRTRTGIIHVSLLYLLVVFVGIGGMMGALVHTFDAEATARKIGWLPGSPFQFEVAMANLAFGILGLLCIWQRGLFWTATGIGFSVYVLGCAYGHYRQMLLGNFAPYNAGWGIWLYDVAVPLLILALLWGRSRWNGFYPPRNVSKS; translated from the coding sequence ATGATTTGGCTTTTTTATGGTCTGATGACCATTCTTGGTATCGGTCTGCACTTGTGGCGACAGCCTCACCAGCGTACACGAACAGGGATCATCCATGTCAGTTTGCTGTACCTACTGGTTGTTTTTGTGGGAATTGGGGGGATGATGGGGGCGTTGGTGCATACCTTTGATGCGGAAGCAACAGCTCGCAAAATTGGCTGGTTGCCGGGGAGTCCTTTCCAATTTGAGGTCGCAATGGCAAATCTGGCCTTTGGGATTCTTGGCCTTCTGTGCATTTGGCAGCGGGGATTGTTTTGGACAGCCACAGGGATTGGTTTCTCGGTCTATGTCTTGGGATGTGCCTATGGCCACTACCGGCAGATGTTGCTAGGAAATTTTGCTCCCTACAATGCTGGCTGGGGAATTTGGCTTTACGATGTTGCGGTACCGTTGTTGATCTTGGCGTTGCTGTGGGGGCGCAGTCGCTGGAATGGGTTCTACCCGCCTAGAAATGTGAGTAAATCCTAA
- the carB gene encoding carbamoyl-phosphate synthase large subunit, with product MPRRTDISKILIIGSGPIVIGQACEFDYSGTQACKALREEGYEVILINSNPATIMTDPETADRTYIEPLTPEMVEKVIAAERPDALLPTMGGQTALNLAVVLAKSGVLDRYGVELIGAKLPAIEMAEDRKLFKEAMQRIGLGVCPSGLANTLEEARAIAQEIGVYPLIIRPAFTLGGTGGGIAYNQEEFDEIAAAGLDASPVSQILIEQSLIGWKEYELEVMRDMADNVVIICSIENVDPMGIHTGDSITVAPAQTLTDKEYQRLRDAAIKIIREIGVETGGSNIQFAVNPETGEVIVIEMNPRVSRSSALASKATGFPIAKMAAKLAVGYTLPEIPNDITKKTPASFEPTIDYVVTKIPRFAFEKFPGSQPVLTTQMKSVGEAMAIGRTFQESLQKALRSLETGRAGWGCDRPEKLPSLEQLRGKLRTPNPDRIFAIRHAFLLGMTVEEVYELTAIDPWFLRQMQGLLETEKFLKRSKLEQLTADDLWRVKQQGFSDAQIAYATKTTDDQVRAYRQSLSVVPVYKTVDTCAAEFEAYTPYYYSTYERPVEQINPDTGEVEPLPPQSEVLPPRKPRVMILGSGPNRIGQGIEFDYCCCHASYALRADDYETIMVNSNPETVSTDYDTSDRLYFEPLTKEDVLNIIEVERPVGIIIQFGGQTPLKLALPLQQYLETHGDRLGTQIWGTSPDSIDIAEDRERFEKILRELDIPQPPNGTARSYAEALSIAQRISYPVVVRPSYVLGGRAMEIVYSDAELERYMNEAVQVEPERPILIDKYLENAIEVDVDAIADATGTVVIGGIMEHIEQAGIHSGDSACSLPTQSLSPTVLETIRRWSIALAKALKVVGLMNLQLAVQGEQVYILEANPRASRTVPFVSKAIGIPLAKIAARLMAGKTLAELNFLNEKIPNHVAVKEAVLPFDKFAGTDTVLGPEMRSTGEAMGIDMTFGAAYAKSQLAANQRLPLQGTVFVSMNDRDKAAIVPVVQELQSLGFRIIATEGTRNALLEAGLSNIELILKLHEGRPHVLDAIKNQQIHLILNTPSGQEARTDAQLIRRTALAYKIPIVTTIAGAKATAAAIKTLQTSTLGVRSLQDYHRAEC from the coding sequence ATGCCTCGTCGTACCGATATTTCAAAGATTCTCATTATTGGTTCGGGTCCCATTGTCATTGGTCAGGCCTGTGAATTTGACTATTCGGGAACCCAAGCCTGTAAGGCCTTGCGCGAGGAAGGGTATGAGGTGATCCTGATTAACTCCAACCCCGCCACCATCATGACGGATCCCGAGACCGCCGATCGCACCTACATTGAACCCCTAACCCCCGAAATGGTGGAAAAAGTGATTGCCGCCGAACGCCCGGATGCCCTACTGCCGACCATGGGGGGACAAACGGCGCTGAATTTGGCGGTGGTACTCGCAAAATCGGGAGTGCTGGATCGCTATGGCGTGGAGTTGATTGGTGCCAAATTGCCAGCTATTGAAATGGCGGAGGATCGCAAGCTCTTTAAGGAGGCAATGCAGCGAATTGGGTTGGGGGTGTGTCCCTCGGGCTTGGCCAATACCCTCGAAGAGGCGCGGGCGATTGCCCAAGAGATTGGGGTTTATCCCCTAATTATTCGACCGGCCTTTACCTTGGGGGGCACCGGTGGCGGCATTGCCTATAACCAAGAGGAATTTGACGAGATTGCTGCCGCTGGTCTGGATGCTAGTCCCGTCTCGCAAATTCTCATTGAGCAGTCCCTCATTGGCTGGAAAGAATACGAGCTAGAAGTTATGCGGGACATGGCCGATAACGTGGTCATTATCTGCTCTATTGAGAACGTGGATCCCATGGGCATCCATACCGGGGACTCCATCACGGTTGCCCCCGCCCAAACTCTGACGGATAAAGAGTATCAGCGGCTGCGGGATGCGGCCATCAAAATCATTCGCGAAATTGGCGTCGAAACGGGCGGCTCGAACATTCAGTTTGCCGTTAACCCCGAAACGGGGGAAGTGATCGTGATTGAAATGAATCCCCGCGTTTCCCGCTCTTCGGCATTGGCCTCGAAAGCAACCGGCTTTCCCATTGCTAAAATGGCGGCGAAATTGGCTGTGGGCTACACGCTGCCGGAAATCCCCAACGACATTACCAAGAAAACGCCCGCTAGCTTTGAACCCACCATTGACTACGTGGTCACCAAAATTCCCCGCTTTGCCTTTGAGAAGTTTCCGGGGTCGCAGCCTGTCCTCACCACCCAAATGAAGTCCGTCGGTGAAGCCATGGCCATTGGCCGTACCTTCCAAGAGTCACTGCAAAAAGCCCTGCGATCGCTAGAAACGGGTCGAGCCGGCTGGGGGTGCGATCGCCCCGAGAAACTCCCTAGCCTTGAGCAACTGCGGGGGAAACTGCGCACACCCAATCCCGACCGCATCTTTGCCATTCGCCACGCCTTCCTCTTGGGAATGACTGTTGAAGAGGTTTATGAACTAACCGCCATTGATCCATGGTTCTTGCGGCAGATGCAGGGACTGCTAGAAACGGAAAAATTCCTCAAGCGCAGCAAACTGGAGCAACTGACTGCCGATGATCTCTGGCGAGTCAAGCAGCAGGGCTTTAGTGATGCCCAAATTGCCTATGCGACCAAAACCACTGACGATCAGGTGCGGGCCTATCGCCAATCCCTTAGTGTTGTTCCCGTCTATAAAACTGTGGATACCTGTGCGGCGGAGTTTGAAGCCTACACCCCCTACTACTACTCCACCTACGAGCGGCCTGTGGAACAGATTAACCCAGATACCGGCGAGGTCGAACCACTACCGCCGCAATCGGAAGTATTGCCCCCCCGCAAGCCCCGCGTAATGATTCTTGGCTCTGGCCCCAACCGCATTGGCCAAGGAATTGAATTTGATTACTGCTGCTGCCACGCCTCCTATGCCCTGCGGGCCGATGACTATGAAACGATCATGGTCAACTCCAACCCAGAAACCGTTTCCACGGATTATGACACCAGCGATCGCCTCTACTTTGAACCCCTGACAAAGGAAGATGTCCTCAACATTATTGAAGTGGAGCGCCCCGTCGGGATTATTATTCAGTTTGGCGGTCAGACGCCGCTGAAACTCGCCTTGCCACTCCAGCAGTACCTCGAAACCCATGGCGATCGCCTCGGAACGCAAATCTGGGGTACCTCGCCCGACTCCATTGATATTGCCGAAGACCGCGAACGTTTTGAGAAAATTTTGCGGGAGCTGGATATCCCTCAACCCCCCAATGGCACCGCTCGCAGTTATGCCGAAGCCCTGAGTATTGCTCAGCGCATTAGCTACCCTGTGGTGGTGCGCCCCAGTTATGTGCTCGGTGGTCGCGCCATGGAAATTGTCTATTCCGATGCCGAACTAGAACGCTATATGAACGAAGCAGTTCAGGTGGAGCCAGAGCGACCAATCCTCATTGATAAGTATCTTGAAAATGCCATTGAGGTGGATGTGGATGCCATTGCTGATGCCACCGGTACCGTCGTGATTGGCGGGATTATGGAACACATCGAACAAGCAGGGATTCACTCTGGGGATTCTGCCTGTAGCCTGCCCACCCAATCCCTCTCTCCCACCGTGTTGGAGACCATCCGTAGGTGGAGTATTGCCCTTGCCAAGGCACTCAAAGTGGTGGGGCTGATGAACCTACAACTGGCGGTACAAGGGGAGCAGGTCTATATTTTGGAGGCCAACCCGCGGGCATCCCGTACGGTGCCCTTTGTCTCGAAGGCGATCGGCATTCCCCTCGCCAAAATTGCGGCGCGGCTGATGGCAGGCAAAACCCTCGCGGAACTCAATTTCCTCAATGAGAAAATTCCCAACCATGTCGCCGTCAAGGAAGCGGTTCTGCCCTTTGACAAATTTGCCGGTACGGATACGGTGCTGGGGCCAGAGATGCGCTCCACTGGTGAGGCGATGGGGATTGATATGACCTTTGGCGCTGCCTATGCCAAGTCCCAACTGGCGGCCAATCAACGGTTGCCCTTGCAGGGAACAGTCTTTGTTTCCATGAACGATCGCGATAAGGCAGCAATTGTGCCCGTGGTTCAAGAGTTACAATCCCTCGGCTTTCGGATTATCGCCACCGAAGGGACGCGCAATGCTTTGTTAGAGGCGGGCTTAAGCAATATTGAACTCATCCTCAAGCTCCATGAGGGGCGCCCCCATGTCCTCGATGCGATTAAAAACCAGCAAATTCACCTGATCCTCAATACCCCCTCCGGTCAAGAGGCCCGCACTGATGCCCAACTGATTCGCCGCACTGCCCTTGCCTATAAAATTCCCATCGTGACAACGATCGCCGGTGCCAAGGCGACGGCTGCGGCCATTAAAACCCTGCAAACTTCAACCCTAGGGGTACGGTCACTTCAGGACTACCATCGGGCAGAATGCTAA
- a CDS encoding DUF370 domain-containing protein: MLNIGFGNYVAPQRLLAIVSPDSAPIKRLILEAREHHHLIDATHGRRTRAVLVLDGEIVVLSALHPETLVARLNPPP, from the coding sequence ATGCTAAACATTGGCTTTGGCAACTATGTCGCGCCCCAGCGATTGCTGGCGATCGTCAGCCCGGACTCTGCTCCCATTAAACGTCTGATTCTTGAAGCACGAGAGCACCATCACCTCATTGATGCCACCCACGGGCGGCGAACCCGTGCCGTTTTAGTTCTAGACGGCGAGATTGTCGTCCTCTCGGCATTGCATCCGGAAACCTTGGTGGCGCGGCTGAACCCACCCCCCTAG
- a CDS encoding spore coat U domain-containing protein: MFLARLATIGVITGLSCLGCWAAAQAQGTGCQFQSVTGLHFGNYDPFSPIPLDTTGQVQFVCVGGGAGSFNNRPITVQLSQGGSNSFTPRQMSSGSDRLNYNLYLDANRSIIWGDGTGGTQQRGPFIPGNNVLNTLTIYGRIPAQQWVRPGLYTDSLRVTIIF; this comes from the coding sequence ATGTTCCTTGCCCGACTCGCCACGATAGGAGTCATCACTGGCCTCAGTTGCCTTGGGTGTTGGGCAGCCGCACAGGCTCAGGGGACGGGTTGTCAGTTTCAAAGTGTGACCGGGTTACACTTTGGGAACTATGATCCTTTTTCACCCATTCCCCTAGATACCACTGGTCAAGTCCAGTTTGTCTGTGTGGGTGGGGGGGCTGGCAGCTTTAATAACCGCCCCATAACGGTTCAACTAAGCCAAGGGGGCAGCAATAGTTTTACACCGCGACAAATGAGCAGTGGGAGCGATCGCCTGAACTATAACCTCTACCTCGATGCCAACCGCAGCATTATTTGGGGCGATGGCACAGGGGGCACACAGCAACGGGGACCTTTTATTCCCGGCAACAATGTCCTCAATACCCTGACGATCTACGGTCGCATTCCCGCCCAGCAGTGGGTCAGGCCTGGCCTATACACTGATTCGCTGCGGGTAACGATTATTTTTTAG
- a CDS encoding fimbria/pilus outer membrane usher protein: MVVQGSFALVEVPNVAGVRTYLSNQEIGRTNRRGKILIPDLLPYYGNALRIEDQDIPLDFAIGRTELLIAPPFRGGAIARFDVRPSRNYVGRMVILRGSERIIPNLGQLTLERDKEKIVSPLSPRGEFYFDTLEAGTYTAEVAYEQLRCTFNLTLPPSEDFFTDVGEVSCSLPDSPR, from the coding sequence GTGGTGGTGCAGGGGAGTTTTGCCTTGGTGGAGGTGCCCAATGTGGCAGGGGTACGGACGTACTTAAGCAATCAAGAAATTGGTCGCACGAATCGTCGCGGTAAAATTTTGATTCCAGACTTGCTGCCCTATTACGGGAATGCCTTGCGGATTGAGGATCAGGATATTCCCCTTGACTTTGCCATTGGCCGCACGGAGCTACTGATTGCACCGCCCTTTCGTGGGGGGGCGATCGCTCGCTTTGATGTCCGCCCCAGTCGCAACTATGTCGGTCGGATGGTGATTTTGCGGGGCAGTGAGCGGATCATCCCCAATTTGGGACAACTCACCCTAGAACGCGACAAGGAAAAAATCGTATCGCCCCTCTCGCCAAGGGGAGAATTTTACTTTGATACCCTAGAAGCAGGAACCTACACCGCGGAAGTGGCCTACGAGCAACTCCGCTGCACATTTAACCTCACCCTGCCACCCAGTGAGGATTTCTTTACCGATGTAGGGGAAGTCTCATGTTCCTTGCCCGACTCGCCACGATAG
- the ileS gene encoding isoleucine--tRNA ligase produces MTDATPDYKDTVNLPQTTFEMRANAAIREPQLQAFWAEHKIYETLQQTNPGEVFILHDGPPYANGALHIGHALNKILKDIINKYQLLRGRKVHYRPGWDCHGLPIELKVLQNLKPEQRAQLTPLTLRQQAKEFALKTVAEQKQSFQRYGVWGDWEHPYLTLTPDYEAAQIGVFGEMVLRGYIYRGLKPVHWSPSSKTALAEAELEYPEGHTSRSLYAAFEVIELPQGLAKSWYKALGKLGVAIWTTTPWTIPANLAVSVNPDLTYALVEVKPSARYKYLIVAKELVERLSQTLGCTLKVVATAKGADLENARYRHPLFERESKIVIGGDYVTTDSGTGLVHTAPGHGLEDYAVGQHYGLPILSPVDENGCFTAEAGPFAGLNVLKEGNEAVIAALQACGALLKEEPYVHKYPYDWRTKKPTIFRATEQWFASVEGFRDAALRAIAEVTWIPAQGENRITAMVTERSDWCISRQRSWGVPIPVFYDKETGEPLLTPETIAHVQAIIRDRGSDAWWELSVAELLPASLRDQADRYEKGTDTMDVWFDSGSSWAAVLGDQQADLYLEGSDQHRGWFQSSLLTRVAVKGQAPYKAVLTHGFVLDEQGRKMSKSLGNVTDPREVIEGGKNQKQDPPYGADVLRLWVSSVDYADDVPIGKNILRQLADVYRKIRNTARFLLGNLHDFDPDQDAIPYAQLPALDRYMLHRLHEVFSEVTAAFDSFQFYRFFQTIQNLCVVDLSNFYLDIAKDRLYISAAASDRRRSCQTVLAIAVQNLARAIAPVLPHLAEDIWQHLPFKTPYLSVFQSGWVQLPAQWQDKALATEWQRLRQLRLEVNKVLEKARTEKRIGSSLEAKVWIYVADAEWRDRLQEMNPSDALSGNGVDELRYLFLVSQVEVMEQPRAVEVPYVLEDEGLWIGVDHAKGEKCVRCWNYAESVGQSAVHPQLCDRCQAALEGKF; encoded by the coding sequence ATGACTGACGCTACCCCCGACTACAAAGACACCGTCAACCTGCCGCAAACCACGTTTGAAATGCGGGCGAATGCAGCGATACGGGAACCTCAATTGCAAGCCTTTTGGGCAGAGCACAAAATTTATGAAACCCTCCAGCAAACCAATCCGGGGGAAGTCTTTATCCTCCACGACGGTCCCCCCTACGCCAACGGCGCCCTGCACATTGGCCATGCCCTGAATAAAATCCTCAAGGACATCATCAACAAGTACCAACTGCTGCGGGGACGCAAGGTACACTACCGACCCGGCTGGGATTGCCATGGCCTACCCATTGAACTCAAGGTCCTGCAAAACCTGAAACCCGAACAGCGCGCGCAGCTCACGCCCCTCACCCTCCGTCAACAGGCCAAAGAATTTGCCCTCAAAACCGTTGCCGAGCAAAAGCAGAGTTTCCAACGCTATGGGGTTTGGGGTGACTGGGAGCACCCCTACTTGACACTCACCCCTGACTATGAGGCTGCCCAAATCGGCGTCTTTGGCGAAATGGTGCTGCGGGGCTACATTTATCGCGGCCTGAAACCGGTGCACTGGAGTCCCAGTTCTAAAACCGCCCTCGCCGAAGCGGAACTGGAATATCCCGAAGGCCACACCTCCCGCAGTCTCTATGCCGCCTTTGAAGTGATTGAGCTGCCCCAAGGGCTAGCCAAGTCTTGGTACAAAGCGCTCGGCAAATTAGGCGTTGCCATTTGGACAACAACCCCTTGGACAATTCCTGCCAACTTGGCCGTAAGTGTCAATCCGGATCTCACCTATGCCCTTGTTGAGGTCAAACCCAGTGCTCGCTACAAGTATTTGATTGTGGCCAAGGAGCTGGTGGAGCGCCTCAGCCAAACCCTCGGTTGTACGCTCAAGGTGGTGGCTACGGCCAAAGGAGCGGACTTGGAAAATGCGCGCTATCGCCACCCCCTCTTTGAGCGCGAGAGCAAAATTGTTATTGGCGGCGATTATGTGACAACTGACTCCGGAACGGGTCTGGTTCATACGGCCCCCGGCCATGGCTTAGAAGACTATGCCGTAGGTCAACACTATGGTCTGCCCATCCTATCGCCCGTGGATGAGAATGGTTGCTTTACAGCGGAAGCAGGCCCCTTTGCCGGTCTCAATGTCCTCAAGGAAGGGAATGAAGCCGTGATTGCGGCTTTGCAAGCGTGTGGGGCACTCCTCAAGGAAGAACCCTATGTTCACAAGTATCCCTACGACTGGCGGACAAAAAAACCGACCATCTTCCGCGCCACCGAGCAGTGGTTTGCCTCGGTTGAAGGGTTTCGCGATGCGGCACTGCGGGCGATCGCTGAGGTCACTTGGATTCCTGCCCAAGGGGAAAACCGCATTACCGCCATGGTCACCGAGCGATCCGATTGGTGCATTTCGCGGCAGCGTAGTTGGGGCGTGCCCATTCCCGTCTTTTATGACAAAGAAACGGGAGAACCGCTACTGACCCCAGAAACCATTGCCCATGTGCAAGCCATTATTCGCGATCGCGGCTCCGATGCGTGGTGGGAATTGTCTGTGGCGGAATTATTGCCGGCGTCCCTCCGAGATCAGGCCGATCGCTACGAAAAGGGCACTGACACCATGGATGTCTGGTTTGATTCCGGATCCTCTTGGGCAGCGGTTCTCGGCGATCAACAGGCGGATCTCTATCTCGAAGGCTCGGATCAGCACCGCGGCTGGTTTCAATCCTCATTACTGACACGGGTCGCCGTCAAAGGCCAGGCGCCCTATAAGGCAGTCCTTACCCATGGCTTTGTCCTCGATGAGCAGGGACGCAAGATGAGCAAGTCCCTCGGCAATGTCACGGATCCGCGAGAAGTGATTGAAGGGGGTAAAAACCAAAAGCAAGATCCGCCCTATGGTGCCGACGTGCTGCGGCTGTGGGTCTCCTCCGTGGACTACGCCGATGATGTGCCCATTGGCAAAAACATCCTCAGGCAGTTGGCGGATGTCTATCGCAAAATTCGCAACACCGCGCGCTTTCTCTTGGGGAATCTTCACGACTTTGACCCCGATCAGGATGCGATTCCCTATGCCCAACTGCCGGCCTTGGATCGCTACATGCTGCATCGGCTGCACGAGGTCTTCAGTGAAGTGACCGCGGCCTTTGATAGTTTTCAGTTCTATCGCTTTTTCCAGACCATTCAAAACCTCTGTGTGGTAGATTTATCCAATTTCTACCTAGACATTGCCAAGGATCGGCTCTACATCAGTGCTGCCGCTAGCGATCGCCGCCGCAGTTGTCAAACTGTTCTCGCCATTGCGGTTCAAAACCTAGCCCGTGCCATTGCGCCCGTCCTCCCCCACTTAGCGGAGGATATTTGGCAGCATCTGCCCTTCAAAACCCCCTATCTCTCTGTTTTTCAAAGCGGCTGGGTACAGCTGCCAGCCCAGTGGCAAGATAAAGCCCTAGCAACTGAGTGGCAACGCCTACGCCAATTACGCCTAGAAGTGAACAAGGTTCTCGAAAAAGCCCGAACTGAAAAGCGGATTGGCTCCTCCTTGGAGGCTAAAGTCTGGATCTATGTAGCCGATGCCGAGTGGCGCGATCGCCTTCAGGAAATGAATCCCAGCGATGCCCTCAGTGGTAATGGGGTGGATGAGCTGCGCTATCTCTTTTTGGTTTCCCAGGTGGAGGTCATGGAGCAACCCCGCGCGGTGGAGGTACCCTATGTCCTTGAAGACGAGGGGCTGTGGATTGGTGTCGATCACGCCAAGGGGGAAAAATGCGTCCGCTGCTGGAATTATGCTGAAAGTGTGGGTCAATCGGCCGTGCATCCCCAGTTGTGCGATCGCTGTCAAGCTGCCCTAGAGGGAAAGTTTTAG
- the ruvX gene encoding Holliday junction resolvase RuvX, translating into MISVLGLDLGRKRIGVAGCDRLGQLATGITTIHRRNFASDMAQLRQICQERGVEKLIVGLPYTLDGQLGSQARQVQHLAEKIGTALNLPVEYVDERLTSFQAEEILKQRRRSPRHHKDLVDQIAAALILQQWLDARSQAAKATLAPLEPQL; encoded by the coding sequence ATGATTTCCGTTCTGGGTTTGGATTTGGGGCGCAAGCGCATTGGCGTTGCGGGGTGCGATCGCTTGGGGCAGTTGGCCACGGGCATTACAACCATTCATCGCCGCAATTTTGCCAGTGATATGGCGCAGCTTCGACAGATTTGTCAAGAGCGAGGGGTGGAAAAGTTAATCGTGGGCTTGCCCTACACCCTCGATGGTCAACTGGGTTCCCAAGCACGGCAGGTGCAGCATTTGGCAGAAAAAATTGGCACAGCCTTAAATTTGCCGGTGGAATACGTTGATGAGCGGCTAACGTCGTTTCAAGCGGAGGAAATCCTCAAACAACGGCGGCGATCGCCCCGTCACCACAAGGACTTGGTGGATCAAATTGCTGCTGCCCTGATTTTGCAACAGTGGCTTGATGCCCGTTCTCAAGCTGCAAAAGCAACCCTAGCCCCCCTTGAACCGCAGCTATAA
- a CDS encoding aminotransferase class V-fold PLP-dependent enzyme — translation MNLETLRTYHDTYPALLNKTYLNYGGQGPLHQDTWHAILQSDRHIQEQGPFANRVFPWLSQQLQTLRAELAQLLGTTADTIALTDSVTTGCNIVLWGINWQAGDRLLISNCEHPGVVAITEQLARRLGVVVDRVAFWPWCEDEVAAIEAQLHPRTRLVVLSHLLWNTGKLLPLKQIVDVCHRRGIQVLADGAQSVGMVPLNLPALGVDYYAFTGHKWCCGPAGLGGLYIRRDRLPTLEPTFIGWRGIHQTREAQPAGWKEDASRFEVATTAFSLVPGLTTALQIHAAWGTPQERYQRICALSHHLWQQLQGIEGLTCLSPVPPLSGLVAFQLANGQHRQLVQDLEAENILVRELLYPASVRACVHYFTLPQECDRFVGALKQWLQDHPQEV, via the coding sequence ATGAACCTAGAGACACTGCGCACCTACCACGATACCTACCCTGCCCTGCTCAATAAGACCTACCTCAACTATGGGGGGCAAGGGCCGCTGCACCAAGACACTTGGCATGCGATTCTCCAGAGCGATCGCCACATCCAAGAACAAGGTCCCTTTGCCAATCGGGTCTTTCCGTGGCTGAGTCAACAACTGCAAACCCTGCGAGCAGAACTGGCACAGCTTTTGGGAACAACGGCAGACACCATTGCCCTGACCGATTCTGTAACCACTGGCTGCAATATCGTTCTTTGGGGCATCAACTGGCAAGCGGGCGATCGCCTGCTAATTTCCAACTGTGAGCATCCGGGGGTAGTGGCGATTACGGAGCAATTAGCGCGGCGGTTGGGGGTGGTCGTGGATCGGGTGGCCTTTTGGCCCTGGTGTGAGGATGAGGTGGCCGCCATTGAAGCCCAACTCCATCCCCGCACACGCTTGGTGGTTCTCAGTCATTTGCTGTGGAATACCGGGAAACTTTTGCCGTTAAAGCAGATTGTTGACGTTTGCCATCGTCGCGGCATCCAAGTCTTGGCGGATGGTGCCCAAAGTGTTGGCATGGTGCCCCTGAATTTACCCGCCTTGGGGGTGGACTACTATGCCTTTACGGGACACAAGTGGTGCTGTGGACCTGCGGGGCTGGGAGGGCTGTACATTCGGCGCGATCGCCTGCCCACCTTGGAACCCACCTTCATTGGTTGGCGCGGCATTCACCAAACCCGTGAGGCGCAACCTGCGGGCTGGAAAGAGGATGCCAGTCGCTTTGAGGTGGCCACAACCGCTTTTTCCTTGGTACCAGGGCTAACCACTGCTCTCCAGATCCATGCAGCCTGGGGCACCCCCCAAGAGCGATACCAGCGCATTTGTGCCCTGAGTCATCACCTCTGGCAACAGTTACAGGGGATTGAGGGCTTGACCTGCCTCAGTCCAGTGCCACCGCTGTCGGGATTGGTGGCCTTTCAGTTGGCCAATGGTCAGCATCGTCAATTGGTGCAGGATTTGGAAGCAGAAAATATCTTGGTGCGGGAATTGCTTTATCCTGCCTCGGTGCGAGCCTGTGTGCATTACTTTACGCTGCCGCAGGAGTGCGATCGCTTTGTCGGTGCCCTCAAACAGTGGCTCCAGGATCATCCTCAGGAAGTTTGA